DNA from Toxoplasma gondii ME49 chromosome X, whole genome shotgun sequence:
GCGGTCCTCGATTGCAGAGGTCATCTGCGACACTTGCAGTACCACGCCCACCTTGAGCTAGTTGGCGGGTTAAGCTGGGTCCAACGTTGGCTCTACCTCTTCTAAAAAATCGTCGCAGAGATGGAATACCTTCGTGGTTGGACGCTAtctcagaaaaaaaagtcCAACCATGTCACTGTATCACCCACGGTAACGTGACACGATCCGTACCTTCCGTACCGCGGCTCCGTCTAGGAAAACCCATGACGCACCAAGCTGAAACGTCGGTCGTGGCAACCATCACTGAGCTCTGCATTACTCTCTATCTTTAACTTTTGCATGCGTAGGTAGGCGATAATTTGCTCAGTTTCCTCCCCTCAGCGGGAACAGAAATGTCTGTTTCGGTGGTGTTGCGACAATGGGAAATGGCGACCCACGTCGGCAGCACGTGTTGGCAAGACAAAATACGATGATGCCTCCTGTAAGCCACTCAAGCGGGACTCTCGTACGCGATATGGAGCTTTGCGTTCTCTGAGTACTTCTCTATAGGGTGTAAAGCAACTACTGCGTTTCCCTTTTACCCCGACACACGTATTCCACGTTTCTTGGTCGCGCAGTGTGCACGATGCGAAACACGATCCCTGCCGAGAACAGTTGTTTACGATTGAGGAagccttcttcgttttgccAGGGTGGTAAGCTAACGCTGTgcaggggaaagagagagatgaaaaaCTAGTAAGCCCAGAAACATTCTTGCACAGATGTGACGCCAAGGTGGGGAACGTTATGCTCGCCACATCATACTGGGTGCCGCATTCCTTTACGGCTCCTTCAGGACAGATAGGCACGGTTTTTTTCGCATTCTCTGATCTGTTTTCGTACCCATGTGTCACTGGATAGGTTTTTCGTCTACTTTTGGACAACTGGACACTGCCTGGACGACTTCCATAGACTAGCAGCTTTGATGAACCACTACTGCCGGCCCCGACATCGGCTCAAATAAAACAGGTTGTCGTTTCATTGTGGCCGACACCAGCCCAACTCACACCCCCCCAATGTAAGTCTTCTCCCACTTACGTCggttcgttcctcttctcaaTTGAGTGGTGGTTCGGAGCTACTACGACTCGTCTAGCCATGCGACCAACGCCGGAGCTCCTCGTCTGTGCCGCTTCTCCCTGTGTTTGAACCTTGACAGACGCCTCTCTACACACCTCACGATATTGAATACGCATGAACGCCTGTTTTCAAGAATGTTGTTTGGCAACAAAACATAGCGTGTCTCGCCCTGTTGCACGTGtgcagccgcgccgcaacGAGTGACGAAGACCGGTGTGTAAACGTGTCGCGACTAGGTGTCTATGTATAGCGCTTGTGGCCGTTCTTCCAGACGGACAAGGATCGTCTACCAGCAAATTTTGCGTTGAAGACTCAAACGGTCGCAATCTTCCAATCGAAATACCTTCTTTCATACTTCTCCGCTCTGTACTATGCTGCCAGTGCCAGCGTCTAACGAGCCAGCGCGACCAGCACCGCTGCTCGAGTGCCGATTGAAAGATGCCGCAGTAGTAGAACGTATACGGCGATGACGTAATTGGGATTTGTGACGAATCTCTAACTCAACTCTCGTTTTCTACACCTTGAGTTTTCAGTGGTGGAGAAGGTGCGTGGGCTCGCGAGAAAGAGCCCATGAAGGTGGAAGCCATACTATCTACGAAGCTACCTCATCCGCACGAACTTGCTTATCTGGAAGAAACTTGGTGGGCATGCTTTCTGGGGCTGGCACGTGATCGTGTCATTATCGCAATGGGGTCGCCCGCCGTTCCTTTCACTGTGTCCATTTGTGGAATTTTTTCAAATAAAGGCAGAGTGGATTGTGTTTCTCTGTAAATTATTTGTTCCTATAATGGGAAACGAGCACACTAATGCGCTGCGCGATATTCGCACACGCGGATACTCCTTCTGCGGTCATGTTTTGAATGTTGAGAGTTCGTCGTCCTTTTCGGAACACGCGTGCCCACTGCACTTTTCCACTACACAGCCAGCTTTGTTGTAACCAGAAGtttcctctgtgtgtcgtcAATCTCCTTCGCCGCGCGGATTCACCGAAAGGCCCACCTAGTTAGCGGTGGGAAGAAAATCAAGGTACCTCCCGCGAACCGTTTGTCTCTCGAAGCAGCAGAGCTCTAGAGTagcttttcattggagtgttttttcttgtgtCTGTTCGAATGGGCTGTGGAAtgagtcttcttcgccgtgtTGATTAGGTTTTTGGCGTGAATCTTGACTTTTCGCTGCGTGGGATAGGGTTTGCGAAACAGAGGGTTTCTGTTCCCCATAACAAGACAATCGCGCAGGCGAATCGGTGCGATGAGgcttgttcgttttctttgaGGTGAAGTCATATGATGCTTTGAGTTAAATGTGAAACGCAAGCGACGTTACACTTTAGCGTGCACTTCTGTATTCCCGCGATTTAGCCCTCAAGAATCGGTGCGCTTTTCGGACCTCGCCAGGCAACACGACCAGCGAGCGAAATCCCTTTGCATTTCGTGTCGCTGTGGCTAGTAGCATTTCCTGAAACTGTGCGCATATAAAAAGCGGTCGACGGGAAAGGAACTAGCATGGCGACCACCGCGGACGAGCGACAAACCCCCAGTAAGGGCAACTGGTCTTGTTGCATGTCTACTCACACGACCGAATGTGCGTTTTACACCGGAAACAAAGTAGTCTCCACGTGCCACCCCAGTGGCCTCCAGATATCTTGTGCATAGTCTGTTACATAAGCAGGTCTGTAAAACCTGAAATAAGTTTTTACCTGCGTAGGCACCAGCAGACACTACACCAGCAGACACACTATATATCCTATCTGCGGGTACATCAGGGGAAAGTACCTGTCACTGGGACACGTACAGAAAACTGTTTTGTGTTTGTCGATTGCTGGGTGTAGAAAGAGGCCGTATTTCATTAGACTCCAACGCCATTTCGCCCGCTTTCCCGCGTCCCGCTCTGTTCGGCTGCGTCCTCGTGTCCAAGTGCAAAACCCATCGATCATGTCTTGTATTTGATATCCCCCATGTCGCTACCGTGTCGACGTTTTTGTTTCTCCAACTCAAGGTTGCCTGAATCCGTTCTGCGTCATGGTACAAAGTTCCTATAtttgctcttttttctcagttCCCAAAGACGGACACGATGACAAGGCCCAGGAGGGTGACTTAGAGGCTGCTGGGGCGCAGGCGGGGCGTCGATTGGTGAAGCCAGAAGAAAGTTATTCCTTGCCTGGAGTCTCGCCGGCACATACACTACGAGGAGTGCCTGGTCAAGGCTTTGTTCCTGGGCGGACACCAAGCACAGCTATTGTCTTGTCCCGGCGCATGGAGAGCAACACTTTCATTGGACGCGTGCATCCCTCGATGCAgcagttctctcttgtcAGGGGAGGTCAGTTTGCACAGCCACCTCCTTCTATATACGCCTTCGTATCCACAGGTGTATAGGCACGTGCTTTACCGCCTGCATGTAACAGGTGTAGGCGTGTGGCCAGCCTGTGACCGGCAGTCTATTGTGTTAGGGCAGGATGCCTCGATCATGTCCAGAACGCTTGTACAGCTGGTAGGTAGGTCTGTCCAGCCACATGATGAATTTTTTGAGGATGCAAGAAACACAACTGTCAGACGGCGAAAGGCATCGTTTCGTCACTCAAAGTGGTTCGTCGACAAGAGAAGCCCAATCCACTGCCGACCTACGAAGACGCAGGGCGTCATTCTTGAACACAGTTGAAATAATCGTTTTAGCAGTGTGCGCGGGTGTTTGGTGCTTTCCGATTCTTTGCATTCGCAGCTAATGTGTGCTCTACCCACGACAGCTCCCTTTACGTGCGTGTGCAGCTGGAGACGTACAGCTTCGGACTCCAATGTCAGATGAGATGGGTCGCAGTATCCAtctggcgcatgcactcggcCTTGAGGCCGACGACCTACTGCGGCACGGGGAACAGAGTCAAAAAGGTAGACGTCGGCCATTTTACATGTATTGATAGATGTCCATGTCCACTTTATAAAGCGAACGCCGCAGGAAGAGGCCGGAGCGGAATGCGACCGTCTACGTTTGGAGAACACTGAAGGTTGTCTTAAACATATACACTGTTTGCGGACGTATCTCTCTCACACATGAGTATCTCCGAACCACATTGCAACTGCTGTTTGATCTGTCAAACATCCCAGACTCTTCTACTGAGCTGGATCAGGAGACAAGCTACCGGTAACATGGGTAGCACCACTGTACTGTCAAGCAACAGTCAGGTGGTGTTCTTCATGATTAACTCTCAGTGGCAGGAATGTCCACATATAATTACACTGTTTCCGGAAAACCCCACTCGATTTTTTGAGTGAGACTGCTTCTATGGACCAatttgttttttcaggagGTTCtgaaggaggaggcgagtTAGGCGGAGACCGAGAGCGCGACTCTTTGACGCCAGAGCTCGGAAGGTTCGAGCATCTCATCTTCAATATGCAAAAGTATTTTTGTGAGTTCTTCGCAGCACTCGTTATCGTCAGTGCAGTTGCCTTTGGTTTAGCGAAGGAAGGCGGTGCCCAGGCAGCGCCACTGTCTATCACGAGCACCATTTTTGCCCTGATTACGTTGTTCAAAGATATCAGCGGTGCACATTTCAATCCGGCGGTATCATGTACAATTTATATGACAGATCCTCGCTTTACTCTGGTAGATCTTTTATGCTACGTAGCTGCTCAACTGATAGGCGGTACTGTCGGAGCGTTTATTGGATATGGAATCATGGGAAAGGCCCTGGATATCCTCCCCTTAGATCCGGGTATGAGCGCAAGCCGCCAGCTGTTCCACGAAGTCATTCCTACAATGGTTATGATCTACGCTGTCCTCGTTCTCGTTTTCGGATATGGGGTAATGTGGGAGTTGACGGTCCCTTTCGTCGTCGGCGCGTGCGTCTTGGCGGGGGCGTTTGCGGGGGCGACGATGAACCCAGCAGTCACATTTGGTATTTTTATTTCAAACATCTGTACAAAGAACACAAATATTGATGTTGCTGCACTGCTGGTAACGTTATTTGGGCCGTTTTTGGGTGCCATGTTCGCATTCCTGGGTTACGTCGGGACGCATGCCTATCACAATCCTGTCCCACTACGCTTCTTGAACTTCAGGGGGCTCTGAAAGAGTGAACGGCGGCACGGGGACCCGGAGTGTAGAGTGAGAGTGTGGAGGGAAAGGGGAAAAGGACGGCGGGAAATGGAGAGTGCcaaagaaagcagaggtgggagagaaaaggaaacagaaactaTCACGGGGGAACACAAGGGCGAGGCACTTGAGAGACGGGGTGAGCTGTGAGAGGCTGACAAATAGAGAGATAGACggggagggagacagagaggaagaacgcgagatAGAGGACGGGAGACGGGAAAAGTGGACATCTAAAACTGATTTACAATGAGGGGGAAAACATACAAAAGGGAAGGTAATAAAGAACTTCCAGACCATCACTCGTGCAGGACACGTGTGCCTGTGCGATGTTTTACGTCCGAATAATCCAGAATTTCCCTTGGTGACTTAGAAACAGGGCCTTGAACTGGATCAGGCCCTTCGAACGGCGGGGGAATCACTATCTGCTGTTAAGGCCGCAGATTGTGTGTCCGGAAGACGCGTTCGCGCCTCACGCGGACAACCGAGACTGTGTTGTGACGCAAGGCTTCTCTTGTGTCGTATACGTTGAACACAGTTAGGGAAAGGTTCACGGATGGCAGCTGGCGCCAGCAGCAGTGTGTGCAAGGACTACACCAGTGGCGGTTTCAACATTTGTTTAAACCAGTACTGCTCTTCCAAACCCATGTATTGATGGCGACACCGTGCCGGTGTCTGGCTGCTCTATGATTTCGCCAAGAGCGAGTTCGCATGAAGTAGAGGGGAGTTGAGCGATGACTTTCTGCAGCAGTGGGAGTTGCCAGCGCCTCCGACTGAATTTAAGAGGACGAGTCCTGACCAGCAAGGGGTGGTAGAGTCTATCCAGACCGTTCACTAAACGTGACGGCGCTGAATGTGCCTGCTGGGGCGTGTGGCACAGGAAGATCGCACGAACAGACATACAGCTACATTCCACATCACTATCGAGatcgagaaaacgaaggtcGCTATTTACGGATTATGAGCTAAGCAGAACGGTACACAGTCTAGCGCAAGACTCATTCGTAGTCGTTGTCTTTAAACGCCAACGTGACTGATCAGGGAATGATGATCCATTTGCTGTACATGACCTGTGAGGAGTGGTCTGACAACGCAAAGGTGCACGTACTCGGATGGGCCTTCTCCAGGGCTTCGTACCAATCACGACGAATGCCAGTGTCTAGAGTTGCATGTTAATCTAGCAGAAACCTCCTGCTACTCGCctgcgagagacgagaagcctATTAAACTGCCAATTCTATTTCTCTCGGCAGTCAATGAAGAGCCCGATTGATCAACTCGGAACCCCTGTTACGGAAGACAAAGCTGTTCAACACTTTTACGACGGCAAGAACCTATCGTCGCTCTCAAACGTCCTTGCGCACACAAAGTCAGTCAACTCTCCGAACCTCTCAAAAGAACTTCCAGTTCAAGGTAGACAGCACCTATTCTTTCGACAATCCAAAACTTGTTCACGTAAACCTACAGGCATGTATACGATATATaaaacatatatgtatacacagGCATGCAGGAGTACACGCGGCTCACGCCCGCACAAGAGACCCGCGACCTACAAAGGCTCGGTGCCATCATCCAACAGACTACCACGGCACAGTGACTGTTTCGAGACGTCGATGAACAACTCCTCCAAATTTGCCACAACAAAGAGCGTTTATTTCTTGGCGGCACCAGAGcacttcgccttctcctttccgcgAACCTGAAGCAAATCCAcacaaaacagaaaacacgCACTGATCACCGCTGCTCTTCGAACGCACAGCAATGACTTTAACAACTAAATGCGCCCACATACCGGCAGCTTTTCAGTAACGCCCTCCAACCTGtaccctctctctccccgtaGTTAACGCATGGGCTGTTTCCAGAGGAAATTTCACACTCAGTGACCTTGTGTGAAGAGCAGCAAGGGCCCAGAAAATCCGAgacttctccctctcgcggCTAAACGCAAAAGCCATCTcacatatctatatgtaATCCCGATGCACGCACGTATCAAACGAATCTTGGTATCATTTCAACAAAATGTTCCCAAGCCGTGTCACAGCTAAAGTATCGAGAGCAACACTGCTACGATCAGATAAAAGCTACAGTGAGTCGGCAACAGACAGGGTACCCGCTCTAGAAATATCTTAACCGTTTCCTCCCTCACAAAAGTCACTCCAGCATTCCTCCTTGCAAATGCATGTTTAATTCTtcagaggcaaagaagacacgCAATTGGCTTCTCGGTCTCATCTGTACGGGTGGCTCTTCGCGCTATGGTGAGTCCGCTAAGGACCACAACAGCTGCACTCTTATAGTAGTACTTCAGTAGCCGTTGATTCCTAGTATTTTGAACACCTCCCCTGGAAATACAACTTGCTCCCCAGTGTCCGACATTGAAGGCGACCgtgcgaaaaaaaaagaccaCCACCGTCCTGGATCCTGTTGTCGCCCCACATGCATCTTTTCCCAACAAACACGAAATGTAATCGCAGACTCCTCCACGGGCACTACGCATATTACGAAAGGAGTAGTCTTTTTTATTTTTCCCGTGCTGCGAGCCCCACTtactttcttccttctgttcttcaACTCCTTGTATGCGCGCCGGCCCTTGGTTGGCTTCGCCTCGACGTAGCCCAGACGGACAAGGCGGAATCGGTTTTCGAACTTCTTTGCCGCGTTGGGGTTGTCATAGATCATCGCAAAGCCAGACGATCTGCCGCCACCGAAGGCAGTTTTCAGACCAAAAACGACGATGCTCTGGGAGTCGGAAACGCGGAATTGTTTGGCGATCTTTTCCACCAACTCCTTCTTCGACACAGAGCCACGGCTCGGGTGGAGGATGTCCACACCGaactgcttcctctgcagaaGAGGGTTTGTCTTCAGTTTccggaaacgaagagagaaggcgcccGAATCCGCCATGTTGCTTTCGGTGACGGAAAAGAGGGGAGAccggggagagaggaggccgGGACGAGGCAGTAGgtgacgcgagagaaagccaGAATGAGCTTCCGTTCCCCACTCTGTGCACCCGTCTGTGGTTCTCTTGCTAGGACGGAAAAACCGAGACGGAAAAGTTTCAGGGTCCTTTACTTCCGCAGAGGGTGCGCTTTGCAATCGGATTCGaagtctctcctcttgccAAGCGGGGAAGTACAGCGTCGAACCTAGGCGAGAGGGGCGGATAAACAGTCTAGCATGCATGCGGTTATTTGCTGCGTAAACTGGGAAGTCCCCACGGGGTGTGTGGGCGCTGTGT
Protein-coding regions in this window:
- a CDS encoding aquaporin 1 (encoded by transcript TGME49_215450~Gene product name based on ToxoDB Community Expert Annotation.~Predicted trans-membrane domain (TMHMM2.0):41-61:64-84:111-134:155-178:184-207:221-244), producing the protein MDQFVFSGGSEGGGELGGDRERDSLTPELGRFEHLIFNMQKYFCEFFAALVIVSAVAFGLAKEGGAQAAPLSITSTIFALITLFKDISGAHFNPAVSCTIYMTDPRFTLVDLLCYVAAQLIGGTVGAFIGYGIMGKALDILPLDPGMSASRQLFHEVIPTMVMIYAVLVLVFGYGVMWELTVPFVVGACVLAGAFAGATMNPAVTFGIFISNICTKNTNIDVAALLVTLFGPFLGAMFAFLGYVGTHAYHNPVPLRFLNFRGL
- the RPS24 gene encoding ribosomal protein RPS24 (encoded by transcript TGME49_215460); translation: MERSKQSSRFFLCMQRPPPHSAHTPRGDFPVYAANNRMHARLFIRPSRLGSTLYFPAWQEERLRIRLQSAPSAEVKDPETFPSRFFRPSKRTTDGCTEWGTEAHSGFLSRHLLPRPGLLSPRSPLFSVTESNMADSGAFSLRFRKLKTNPLLQRKQFGVDILHPSRGSVSKKELVEKIAKQFRVSDSQSIVVFGLKTAFGGGRSSGFAMIYDNPNAAKKFENRFRLVRLGYVEAKPTKGRRAYKELKNRRKKVRGKEKAKCSGAAKK